Proteins co-encoded in one Aspergillus flavus chromosome 2, complete sequence genomic window:
- a CDS encoding Golgi phospho protein 3-domain-containing protein, with product MASAGGLTRRRGGGRVAGADENDDSRVSSPISRNGSSLDNRIPETSFTSTENGHKIAFDPRDLSETEERSKQPKLTLMEEVLLLGLKDKQGYLSFWNENISYALRGCIVIELALRGRISMQKDSSRRRFPLADRVIEVVDDTLTGEVLLDEALKMMKSSEKMSVNSWIDLMSGETWNLMKIGYQLKQVRERLAKGLVDKGILRTEKRNFLLFDMATHPVADGGAKDDLHRRVRNVCSNRTVILPPNQWLPEDSEFRYLRTITMVCAAYAANVLENALVTMSHEARERAFAQVDELLAEYSQWPFARRAGGSQAIGANLAGAINEEVTKAKDRELQLEIVAACLSVFTRLDSLL from the exons ATGGCCTCAGCCGGGGGCTTGACTCGCCGAAGAGGTGGCGGTCGAGTCGCTGGCGCAGACGAGAACGACGACAGCCGAGTCTCCTCTCCGATCTCCAGAAATGGCTCTTCCTTGGATAACCGTATCCCCGAGACGTCTTTCACCAGTACCGAGAATGGTCACAAGATCGCATTCGACCCCAGAGACCTCAGCGAGACCGAGGAACGAAGCAAGCAGCCCAAGCTGACGCTGATGGAGGAAGTACTACTGCTGGGGTTGAAAGATAAACAG GGTTATCTGTCTTTCTGGAATGAGAACATTTCGTACGCCTTGAGAGGATGTATTGTGATTGAATTGGCCCTCCGCGGTCGTATTAGCATGCAGAAGGATTCTTCTCGACGGCGCTTTCCCCTGGCCGATCGTGTGATTGAAGTCGTCGACGATACATTGACTGGGGAGGTCTTGCTGGACGAGgcgttgaagatgatgaagtcgAGCGAGAAGATGAGTGTGAACTCCTGGATTGATCTCATGAGCG GTGAAACATGGAATTTGATGAAGATTGGCTACCAGTTGAAGCAAGTGCGCGAACGTCTCGCAAAGGGTCTTGTCGACAAGGGCATTCTTCGTACCGAGAAACGcaacttcctcctctttgACATGGCTACGCATCCTGTCGCCGACGGCGGCGCGAAAGATGACCTCCACCGTCGGGTGCGCAATGTGTGCAGTAATAGAACGGTCATTCTCCCGCCTAACCAGTGGCTTCCTGAGGACTCTGAGTTCCGCTACCTTCGGACGATCACGATGGTATGCGCAGCTTATGCGGCGAACGTACTGGAAAACGCTCTTGTCACAATGAGCCACGAGGCTCGGGAGAGAGCCTTTGCGCAAGTGGATGAGTTACTGGCAGAGTATTCCCAGTGGCCATTTGCCCGGCGGGCGGGTGGCTCGCAAGCAATTGGGGCTAATTTGGCGGGAGCAATCAACGAGGAGgtcaccaaggccaaggacAGAGAGCTTCAGTTGGAG ATTGTTGCAGCATGTTTGAGCGTTTTTACTAGACTCGATTCCTTACTTTAG
- a CDS encoding putative zinc-binding oxidoreductase (unnamed protein product) produces MDEQTFVPGTMRALYHRPASTAITDLTALDAPRVDSGIIFDTDFPVPKPAANQYLIKVQTAAFSHDGLRLARTLHPSKSIPQIPLHNYCGIVISTPTQDHNKPDGPKFKISDTVFGLISNTRDGAAADYTVATEDEIALKPKNISAAEASTIPGPALTAWQALFTYGGLDPSDTRHKLRILVTNARDNEVAAQALQLLRAKSLFPHHRPWICATCSCPEHDDFLRDQIKVDEVIDAALPLPQDFDLAKIFRKNKWEPVDIILDCAGEQMFNLAHSSDVVKNNGIVLTAVDDTAVQPKTADREAQNQKQGLFSRFVALKPDGKALTRIAELVEEGSIRGRVQCLVDLAHGVDVLASEAAGAGGGRRGGMMVFRVNI; encoded by the coding sequence ATGGACGAGCAAACGTTCGTCCCGGGGACTATGAGAGCCCTATATCACCGACCGGCTTCTACTGCCATCACCGATCTGACAGCTTTGGATGCGCCCAGGGTAGATTCGGGGATTATCTTCGACACGGACTTTCCTGTACCAAAGCCAGCGGCAAATCAGTATCTCATTAAAGTTCAAACAGCGGCTTTCTCTCATGACGGACTAAGACTCGCTCGAACCCTCCATCCATCGAAATCAATCCCTCAGATTCCCCTACACAACTATTGCGGCATAGTCATCAGCACTCCCACTCAAGATCACAATAAACCAGATGGTCCAAAGTTCAAAATCTCCGACACCGTCTTCGGGCTCATTAGCAACACCCGTGATGGCGCCGCGGCAGACTATACAGTCGCAACCGAAGATGAGATCGCGTTGAAGCCGAAGAACATCAGTGCCGCCGAGGCATCTACCATCCCTGGACCTGCTCTCACAGCATGGCAGGCTTTGTTCACATATGGGGGTCTCGACCCTAGCGACACACGTCATAAGCTGCGCATTTTAGTGACCAACGCCCGTGACAACGAGGTCGCTGCCCAGGCGCTTCAATTGCTCCGAGCTAAATCCCTATTCCCACACCACCGGCCATGGATTTGCGCCACCTGTTCATGCCCAGAGCACGACGATTTCCTACGTGATCAAATCAAAGTAGACGAGGTCATCGACGCCGCGCTCCCCTTACCACAGGACTTCGACCTCGCCAAGATCTTCCGCAAGAACAAATGGGAACCAgtcgacatcatcctcgactGCGCTGGAGAACAGATGTTCAATCTCGCCCACTCATCTGACGTCGTCAAAAATAACGGCATCGTCCTGACCGCCGTAGACGACACAGCTGTGCAGCCCAAAACCGCCGACAGAGAAGCCCAGAATCAGAAGCAAGGTCTCTTCAGTCGATTCGTTGCCTTGAAACCGGATGGGAAAGCACTAACTCGCATTGCGGAACTGGTCGAAGAGGGTTCTATCCGAGGCCGGGTCCAGTGTCTCGTGGATCTGGCCCATGGAGTGGATGTCCTGGCGTCTGAGGCTGCTGGCGCTGGTGGAGGCAGGCGGGGAGGAATGATGGTCTTCCGGGTGAACATTTGA
- a CDS encoding actin filament organization App1-like protein (unnamed protein product), with amino-acid sequence MDSLNAQTKHPPVIQNLRRLGDRLWRRDSMLYFLTSFLWKQPSLQAVDVRQHTVWLFDNTAYLRASPNAKGLIESWHAEVVACVFRRDSRKDMSKIVAMIADLIGLDGEIGTERETRHQITRRLQPFLYHVMPAHLMMLEIPQPNSTTIIQQLGPTNSNGISSQVVNMGSRHITDGSVVRSYLRGSRDNVAMRTYFAGPNGWLVISDIDDTIKYTKTSESTGILRTTFVEEPRPIAGMPELYSHMHRELAPAWFYVSASPYNLYPFLRTFIHTHFNPGTLILRDSSWLDISELVKSFTVNTMEYKVKQIEKIRRQFPQREVICIGDSTQKDPEAYAEIYKRHPHWIRAIWIRKVPDVPHLEDQNSPERFKAAFQGVPDQIWKVFEQPEAVFDFLVNLNVDTTTHFSHETH; translated from the coding sequence ATGGATTCATTGAACGCTCAAACAAAACATCCCCCAGTCATTCAGAATCTCAGACGCTTAGGAGACCGCTTGTGGAGGAGAGATTCGATGCTATACTTCCTGACCTCCTTCCTATGGAAGCAGCCTTCACTGCAAGCAGTAGATGTCCGGCAGCATACAGTGTGGTTGTTCGATAATACCGCATACCTACGCGCCTCCCCCAATGCTAAGGGGCTGATAGAATCGTGGCACGCAGAAGTCGTGGCTTGTGTATTTCGAAGGGACAGCCGAAAGGACATGAGTAAGATCGTTGCCATGATTGCGGATCTCATTGGCCTCGACGGAGAAATAGGCACCGAAAGGGAGACACGCCATCAAATAACACGACGGTTACAGCCTTTCCTGTATCATGTTATGCCTGCACATTTGATGATGCTCGAAATTCCGCAGCCGAATAGCACTACGATCATCCAGCAACTTGGTCCCACAAACAGCAATGGCATCAGCAGTCAGGTGGTGAATATGGGCAGCCGTCACATTACAGATGGAAGTGTTGTTCGCTCGTATCTCCGTGGCTCGAGAGACAATGTCGCAATGCGAACCTACTTCGCTGGCCCGAACGGTTGGCTCGTGATATCGGACATCGATGATACGATCAAGTATACCAAAACCTCCGAGTCTACTGGAATCCTTCGAACAACCTTTGTCGAAGAGCCGAGGCCTATTGCCGGAATGCCCGAGCTATACTCTCACATGCACAGGGAACTTGCGCCAGCATGGTTCTATGTATCTGCTTCGCCGTACAATCTGTATCCGTTCTTGCGAACATTTATTCATACGCATTTCAATCCTGGGACCCTGATTCTCAGagattcatcatggctggATATAAGTGAACTGGTCAAGTCATTCACAGTAAATACCATGGAATATAAGGTAAAACAAATCGAGAAAATCCGGCGCCAGTTCCCTCAGCGAGAAGTCATTTGTATCGGCGACTCAACCCAAAAGGATCCGGAAGCATACGCAGAGATCTATAAGAGGCATCCGCACTGGATCCGCGCTATTTGGATCAGGAAAGTACCCGATGTTCCACACCTAGAAGATCAAAATTCTCCAGAGAGATTCAAGGCAGCTTTCCAGGGTGTTCCCGACCAAATATGGAAGGTATTCGAACAACCTGAAGCAGTGTTCGACTTCCTGGTTAATTTGAACGTTGACACTACCACGCATTTCTCTCACGAGACGCATTAA
- a CDS encoding uncharacterized protein (domain of unknown function-domain containing protein), which produces MVRHKKDNYSRGGKKFSSTPRPRPVPRGDGESSDRLPFKAACWDLGHCDPKRCSGKRLMHLGLMRELGIGQKYPGVVVSPNAKKIISPADRDILEQYGAAVVECSWVRLKEVPFSRIGGKCERLLPYLVAANTVNYGRPWRLNCVEALAACFCICGHEDWAREVLKHFSYGEAFLDINSQLLKRYAACATEEDVKRTEEEWLAKIEKEYEDSRVEGADDMWTVGNTNRRADDSDSEDDKDSEEGEEGDQDKEKKDEEEEPEEEKDPFAISDDSEEEEQMAEIRRKILNSKSFQNPTVPDKPQPEKITRPDVGPVEDSDAESGSADGSDDEAFDNIIDATPVTDRTGIIAATRKKGNDSLSASFSRTVISAPKRW; this is translated from the exons ATGGTCCGACATAAGAAAGACAATTACTCCCGCGGAGGCAAGAAATTTTCCTCGACACCCCGCCCACGCCCAGTGCCCCGCGGCGACGGCGAGTCCTCCGACAGACTTCCTTTTAAAGCAGCCTGTTGGGATCTGGGGCACTGCGACCCGAAGCGATGCTCGGGCAAGAGATTAATGCATCTGGGATTGATGCGGGAGCTAGGTATTGGACAAAAGTATCCAGGTGTCGTTGTTTC TCCGAATGCGAAGAAAATCATCTCCCCCGCGGACCGAGACATACTAGAACAATATGGCGCCGCAGTAGTGGAATGCTCGTGGGTAAGACTGAAAGAAGTGCCTTTCTCGCGCATAGGAGGAAAGTGTGAAAGACTTC TACCCTATCTCGTTGCAGCCAACACAGTCAACTACGGACGGCCATGGCGGTTGAACTGTGTCGAAGCCCTGGCGGCCTGTTTCTGTATTTGCGGACACGAAGATTGGGCTAGAGAGGTTCTTAAGCATTTCAGTTACGGCGAGGCTTTCCTCGATATCAACTCGCAACTCCTTAAGCGATATGCCGCATGCGCCACAGAAGAAGACGTCAAACGGACCGAGGAAGAATGGCTGGCTAAGATTGAGAAAGAATACGAAGACAGTCGTGTCGAAGGTGCCGATGATATGTGGACAGTGGGAAATACGAACCGGAGGGCAGACGATTCTGATTCCGAGGATGATAAGGACAGCGAAGAGGGTGAAGAGGGTGACCAagacaaggagaaaaaagatgaagaggaagaaccggaagaagaaaaagacccCTTCGCCATCTCAGACGactccgaagaagaagaacagatgGCCGAAATCCGCCGCAAAATCCTCAACTCCAAGTCTTTCCAGAATCCTACTGTTCCCGACAAGCCACAACCTGAGAAGATCACACGTCCAGATGTGGGACCCGTTGAAGACTCAGACGCCGAGTCCGGGTCTGCGGATGGGAGTGACGACGAAGCGTTTGACAATATCATTGACGCGACACCGGTGACGGATCGGACAGGTATTATTGCTGCGACCCGGAAAAAGGGGAACGACTCCCTCAGTGCGTCGTTTTCTCGAACGGTGATCAGTGCTCCTAAGAGGTGGTAG
- a CDS encoding VHS domain protein, translated as MAARDRFGAYADLGLTPLQRAIRHACDISHYEPNLALNLEVADLINSKKGNAPREAALEIVRLINSRNQNVSLLALALLDICVKNCGYPFHLQISTKEFLNELVRRFPERPALRPSRVQHRILESIEEWRQTICQTSRYKEDLGHIRDMHRLLLYKGYVFPEIRNEDAAVLNPSDNLRSAEEMEEEEREAQSAKLQELIRRGTPADLQEANRLMKVMAGYDNRHKTDYRAKAAEEVAKVQQKAKILEEMLQSQQPGERIAEGDVFEELANALQSAHPKIQKMCEEESDDPEAVHKLLEINDSIHRTIERYKLVKKGDVEAASRIPKGTLGTTTGVSKNANNELSLIDFDPEPSSNGNTSQPAGGSSLENDLLGLSIDEPAPAGGISLGPGPVTPMPSSTPPIQQAPSAFKPNYDILSSLNSSRPASQSSMPAPAAMRPQSTTATPPPSDPFASLVSASPRHPSPFPSGVASQQPASAGSSLLDLAGASSPQPAAGNTKAADEDEWDFTSSLPESNALPTTNRVQVLNSSLRVEFVARRHPQQARQIHMVALFSNGTNQPLSELHFQVAVEKAYTLQLRPQSGRDIAPLQANGVQQEMLVSGVEAGKGNSIKMRFKVSYRVGNEQKEEQGMVPSLGIA; from the exons ATGGCAGCTAGGGACCGCTTTGGTGCCTACGCTGACCTAGGCCTAACTCCGCTGCAACGAGCGATTC GACATGCCTGCGATATCTCCCACTACGAACCCAACCTTGCCCTGAACCTCGAAGTCGCGGACCTGATTAATTCCAAGAAAGGCAATGC TCCCCGTGAAGCAGCACTCGAGATTGTCCGTCTGATCAACTCCCGGAACCAAAATGTCTCCTTACTGGCGTTGGCT CTCCTCGACATCTGTGTCAAGAATTGTGGATACCCTTTCCACCTTCAAATCAGTACCAAGGAGTTTCTGAATGAACTGGTCCGACGGTTTCCCGAGAGGCCCGCGTTGCGCCCCTCGAGAGTTCAACATCGCATTTTAGAGTCGATCGAGGAATGGAGGCAAACGATTTGTCAGACGTCGAGGTACAAGGAGGATTTGGGACATATTCGGGATATGCACCGTCTCCTGCTCTACAAGGGCTACGTCTTCCCTGAAATTCGAAACGAGGATGCTGCAGTTTTGAACCCCAGTGAC AATCTTCGCTCCGctgaggagatggaggaagaagagagagaggctcAGTCAGCGAAACTTCAGGAGTTAATCCGTCGAGGCACACCGGCAGATCTACAAGAAGCGAACCGATTGATGAAGGTGATGGCCGGCTATGACAATCGACACAAAACCGACTACAGGGCTAAGGCGGCAGAGGAAGTCGCTAAGGTGCAGCAGAAGGCCAAGATCCTGGAGGAGATGTTACAAAGCCAGCAGCCGGGAGAGCGAATCGCAGAAGGAGATGTGTTCGAG GAACTTGCGAATGCTTTACAAAGTGCCCACCCTAAGATACAGAAAATGTGCGAGGAGGAGTCCGACGATCCAGAGGCTGTTCACAAATTGTTAGAAATCAACGACAGCATACACCGCACCATCGAACGGTACAAACTTGTCAAGAAGGGTGATGTGGAGGCTGCATCGAGGATTCCCAAGGGCACTTTAGGAACAACGACCGGTGTTTCGAAGAACGCGAACAATGAATTGTCTCTCATCGATTTCGATCCAGAACCCAGCTCAAACGGCAATACCTCGCAACCGGCGGGCGGCAGTTCTCTCGAGAATGATCTGCTTGGCCTCTCTATAGACGAGCCAGCCCCTGCTGGAGGCATCTCCCTAGGACCTGGACCTG TGACACCAATGCCTTCTTCTACACCGCCGATACAGCAGGCCCCTTCGGCATTTAAGCCCAACTATGATATCCTGTCTTCGTTGAATTCATCCCGCCCTGCGTCTCAATCATCCATGCCTGCACCCGCAGCGATGCGGCCACAGAGCACCACAGCTACCCCACCTCCATCCGACCCTTTCGCCTCGCTGGTGTCTGCCAGCCCCCGACATCCCAGTCCGTTCCCCTCAGGAGTTGCCAGTCAACAGCCCGCATCGGCCGGGTCTTCCCTCCTCGATCTGGCAGGAGCCAGCTCGCCGCAGCCCGCAGCTGGTAACACGAAAGCGgcggatgaggatgagtGGGATTTCACGTCCTCGCTCCCAGAAAGTAACGCTCTCCCGACCACGAATCGTGTGCAGGTGTTGAACTCGTCGTTGCGAGTGGAATTCGTGGCGCGGCGGCACCCCCAGCAGGCCCGGCAGATTCACATGGTGGCCTTGTTTTCCAATGGCACCAATCAGCCACTAAGCGAGTTGCATTTCCAAGTCGCCGTGGAGAAG GCATATACTTTGCAGCTTCGGCCCCAATCAGGGCGAGATATTGCACCTTTGCAGGCGAACGGAGTCCAGCAGGAAATGTTGGTGAGTGGCGTGGAAGCGGGCAAAGGCAATTCGATTAAGATGCGGTTCAAGGTTTCTTACCGGGTGGGCAACGAGCAAAAGGAGGAACAGGGAATGGTACCGTCGTTGGGAATTGCTtag
- a CDS encoding uncharacterized protein (expressed protein): MPRKGPPTTMEMGFDMKLPILASERPGPSHMGILGPFPIVKSGEREITERPRSKIVRLSNSGRFGVWLWDRWSVRSITAPSCPSNSQSLLINSVFGYALPMNVPSPVLGQVYPGGIFSQPFDQQAVVEIKVNLGETLLVPSYWDTLFAQGEPDVGQKEPTTAGVNCRIRVGFRLEISLSLYKPGRRSTGQTVLKRNLPIGLDFGPVSNFYCSASLASFPYRREVKLIASVICLLCWKMVPVTARKCPLRCDSVLYFFLQLTGIPKSTPLERNRPKVNPFSFAAPAVRELWTDWDPRNGRQPDFDRPFGRGSEVELAPSEWLA; the protein is encoded by the coding sequence ATGCCCCGTAAAGGGCCCCCCACGACGATGGAGATGGGCTTCGACATGAAATTGCCCATTCTGGCCTCTGAGAGGCCCGGACCCAGTCACATGGGGATCCTTGGCCCTTTCCCCATCGTGAAGAGTGGAGAAAGGGAGATCACCGAGAGGCCCCGAAGTAAAATCGTTAGGCTAAGTAACTCAGGACGCTTCGGTGTCTGGCTCTGGGACAGATGGTCCGTGCGATCAATCACAGCGCCTTCTTGCCCGTCCAACTCACAGAGTTTACTGATAAACTCGGTCTTTGGTTACGCGCTACCAATGAACGTCCCATCCCCAGTCTTAGGGCAGGTCTACCCTGGTGGCATCTTTTCACAGCCGTTTGACCAACAGGCTGTGGTGGAAATCAAAGTCAATCTGGGGGAGACTTTGCTTGTCCCCAGTTACTGGGATACTCTTTTTGCACAGGGTGAACCTGATGTCGGACAAAAAGAGCCTACTACTGCAGGGGTTAACTGCCGAATCAGGGTGGGATTCAGACTGGagatctctctctctctctataaACCTGGTAGAAGATCAACTGGGCAGACTGTCTTGAAGCGCAACCTCCCCATTGGTCTAGACTTTGGACCTGTTTCGAACTTCTACTGTAGTGCTTCTTTAGCGTCCTTCCCTTATCGTAGGGAAGTAAAATTAATTGCTAGTGTGATTTGCCTCCTATGCTGGAAAATGGTTCCGGTTACAGCGCGCAAATGCCCGCTTCGCTGCGACTCGGTTTTgtacttttttcttcaacttACAGGAATTCCCAAGAGTACTCCTCTCGAGCGGAACCGACCCAAGGTTAatcctttctcctttgcagCACCAGCAGTGCGAGAACTTTGGACGGATTGGGATCCACGGAACGGCCGGCAGCCAGACTTTGACCGGCCCTTTGGTCGAGGATCCGAAGTTGAACTTGCTCCAAGCGAGTGGCTCGCCTAG